CTAGCGGTGTTTGGTGCATACACACAGACCTTTACCGCTGCAAACAGAACGATCGACCTGAGCATCACAAATCCGATGCTCGTTATGGGTGTCTTTCTCGGCGCGATGTTGCCATGTCTCGTTGTGGCCTTCACCATGCAGTCGGTTGGTAAGGCTGCTGGGCTAATCGTTACTGAGATTCGCAGACAGTTTCGTGAGATATCTGGACTCCTCGAGGGCAGAGAGGGCGTTAAGCCCGACGTGTCCCGTTGTGTTGAGATCGCAACCAAGGCAGCTCTCTCCGAGATGCGCGCCCCTGGTCTAGTCGCCTTCATCACACCGCTTTTGGTTGGATTCATCATGGGCCCAGAGGCGCTTGCCGGGCTACTCCTTGGAACCACCGTAGTTGGTGTTGTGCTTGGAATCTTCATGTCGAACACCGGCGGGGCCTGGGACAACGCTAAGAAGTTCATCGAGCAGGGGCTCATTGAGGGTGAGAAGAAAGGCTCCGATGCCCATAAGGCAGCTGTTGTGTGTGATACCGTAGGGGATCCGTTTAAAGATACCTCGGGACCATCGCTCAACATCTTAATCAAGATGGTGTCAATTCTAGCGCTTCTGATAGCACCCTTGCTCTAGTAGTAGCGAGTTAGTGATTAAACCGTAACTATTCACCCCGTATAAACTTGTCGGTGATTAAAATGATTCGATCTTGCGATCGGCCCTAAAGACCCACCCTTTCTTGTCGTCCCCTGATCGGGGACGCTCATTTTGGGGTGAATAGTTATTGTTTTCACCCCAGTTTGCTCCGCAAACTCGCCCCTTGATAGGGGCTAACGCACACGGATCTGCCCGGGTGAATAGTTACATTAAACCTTTAAAAGGGCCGCCTGCGGGTGGCCCTTTTTTTATGCATTATCCGGATTATATATATATCCGCCGCTCTCTTTATAGCGTTGCAAAACCTGACAGGCTTCATCTGCAAGCACACCCTCAATAACTTCAATGCTCGGTTTACGATCTCTAAGCAATTCAGCCCAATCTAGCGGCACCGGCCCCTCACGAAATCCGGCGATAGCCTCGGTCTGTTGCGTAGATGCGCCGGTTACTACTCTCTTGATACCGGACCACCACACGTTGCCGAAGCACTGAATACAGGGCTGCGCCGTCGTTATTAGCTCCATGTTTGGCATACCAGGGGCACCTAGATCAAAGGTACCGAGCATTTTTTGGGCGACCATAAGCGCCAACGCCTCAGCATGCGCAACGGAGCAGCTTTGTGGGACGACTATATTAACACCGGGAGCTATCAGAGCACCCGTTGCAACCTCAAAAACAGCGGCTCCAAATGGCCCACCGGTGCCGCGCTCTATATTTCTAGCGGCCAGTGAGATGACAAAACGCATCCGCTCTTCCAGCGATACGAAGATCTCGCCCGGACGCGCTATCTCATCTATCCAATCCGGTAGCTTAAGAGTGACGGCGGGAAATCGTTCCATATTAGTGCTTATAAATTGTGCTCTACTCTGTCTCGCAAGCCTTGTAGATCGCCTCAAGCATACACTTAACTATATGATCGACTACATCCTTAACCGAGATAATCCCGATCGGAATGTCATCCTGATCAACTATAGGAACGTGACGAAACCCACCGTGCGACATCAGATTGAGCGCGAAAGCTACAGAGGCCTCTGGGGACTCTCGTACGGGATCCCTGGTCATAAAATCCTCGACCATGGCCGCGCTAAGCGACTCC
The DNA window shown above is from Pseudomonadota bacterium and carries:
- a CDS encoding nucleoside deaminase, whose protein sequence is MERFPAVTLKLPDWIDEIARPGEIFVSLEERMRFVISLAARNIERGTGGPFGAAVFEVATGALIAPGVNIVVPQSCSVAHAEALALMVAQKMLGTFDLGAPGMPNMELITTAQPCIQCFGNVWWSGIKRVVTGASTQQTEAIAGFREGPVPLDWAELLRDRKPSIEVIEGVLADEACQVLQRYKESGGYIYNPDNA